A genomic region of Cannabis sativa cultivar Pink pepper isolate KNU-18-1 chromosome 1, ASM2916894v1, whole genome shotgun sequence contains the following coding sequences:
- the LOC115706062 gene encoding large ribosomal subunit protein eL15y, which yields MGAYKYVSEIWRKKQSDLMRFVQRIRCWEYRQHPSIVRVTRPTRPDKARRLGYKAKQGFVIYRVRVRRGGRKRPVPKGIVYGKPTNQGVTQLKFQRSKRSVAEERAGRKLGGLKVLNSYWINEDSTYKYFEIILVDAAHNAIRNDPRINWICNPVHKHRELRGLTSAGKKYRGLRGKGHRYHKNMPSRRATWKKNNTVSLRRYR from the exons ATGG GTGCCTACAAGTACGTGTCGGAGATATGGAGGAAGAAGCAGTCGGATCTGATGAGGTTCGTACAGAGGATCAGGTGCTGGGAATACCGTCAACACCCTTCGATTGTGCGTGTAACACGCCCCACTCGCCCTGATAAGGCTCGTCGATTGGGTTACAAGGCCAAGCAG GGATTTGTAATTTACCGTGTTCGTGTCAGACGTGGTGGACGCAAGAGGCCAGTTCCTAAGGGTATTGTGTATGGAAAACCCACAAACCAGGGAGTCACCCAGCTAAAATTTCAGCGCAGTAAGCGATCAGTCGCAGAAGAACGAGCTGGACGTAAATTGGGTGGTCTCAAGGTTCTTAACTCTTACTGGATCAACGAG GATTCTACGTACAAGTATTTTGAGATAATCTTGGTTGATGCTGCTCACAATGCAATCCGTAACGACCCAAGGATCAACTGGATCTGCAATCCTGTTCACAAGCACAGAGAGCTTCGTGGACTCACTTCTGCTGGAAAGAAATACAGAGGTCTGCGCGGTAAGGGACACCGATACCACAAAAACATGCCATCCAGGAGGGCAACATGGAAGAAAAACAACACCGTCTCTCTTCGACGTTACCGTTGA